One segment of Thermococcus sp. DNA contains the following:
- a CDS encoding DUF2118 domain-containing protein, whose translation MEKLPRLYVEGRKEECVENGKITRDCVIIDGNVEVWLRKGDKLPGFISENARFLIKEIYDRFYLYVDRTTNRMNADAILVLPDGRTRIYLKRDDELMLLPVEGFTKTLIANVGNRVRTGDAFAAVTTRKGEVHYLKPPRNGTVIFIDDVTNRPHYVYYILPEE comes from the coding sequence ATGGAAAAACTTCCCAGGCTCTACGTGGAGGGAAGAAAGGAGGAATGCGTTGAAAACGGAAAAATAACGAGGGACTGTGTAATAATAGATGGCAACGTAGAAGTTTGGCTCAGAAAAGGCGATAAACTGCCGGGTTTCATCAGTGAAAACGCAAGGTTCCTGATAAAAGAGATTTACGACCGCTTTTACCTTTACGTTGACAGGACAACCAATAGAATGAACGCCGATGCGATACTGGTTCTCCCTGATGGAAGGACGAGGATTTACCTCAAAAGAGACGATGAGCTGATGCTCCTCCCAGTGGAGGGCTTTACAAAAACCCTGATAGCGAACGTTGGAAACCGAGTTAGAACCGGAGACGCCTTCGCGGCGGTAACAACAAGGAAGGGAGAAGTCCACTATCTGAAGCCCCCAAGGAACGGAACAGTAATTTTCATTGACGATGTGACCAACAGGCCCCACTACGTCTATTACATCCTCCCAGAGGAATGA
- a CDS encoding DUF4129 domain-containing protein: MLLIITVILMSFLMNSYSFSAPHKKNPIALDFLTIIVFVGVFVGLLIFIVLALYVKDIPGAESRVNLKLGDAVSIRDIALFLFYNSLLSTSWVIMMMRITASIRNNNNVTNVSIYRGNNTTLLNNSNNSSVVPPVRPLIEGGGNGNYTTKFLNNPIATHLWLVFLLPIFLGLVYLGYYYYRLGQEELKRKRKIEKAIEFDRKLNEFGLERFSNPREAIVEIYKNAVLWLEGLGIPYRESWTHWEHAEHVKYMHEAFVELAKLFEKAKYAPERIEWRDAEKALEIYNRLRGKAREIAKMD, encoded by the coding sequence GTGTTGCTGATAATAACGGTAATTTTGATGTCTTTTCTAATGAACAGTTATTCCTTCTCAGCTCCGCACAAGAAGAACCCTATAGCTCTCGATTTTTTGACAATCATAGTATTTGTTGGTGTTTTTGTTGGCCTGTTAATTTTTATAGTTCTAGCTCTCTATGTAAAGGATATACCTGGAGCAGAAAGTAGAGTTAATCTTAAACTTGGAGATGCAGTGTCAATTAGAGATATTGCTCTATTTTTGTTTTACAACTCCCTCCTAAGTACGTCCTGGGTTATTATGATGATGAGGATAACAGCAAGTATTAGAAACAATAACAATGTTACCAATGTCTCAATTTACAGAGGTAACAACACAACGCTTTTAAATAATTCAAATAATTCCTCTGTTGTTCCCCCTGTGAGACCTCTTATTGAAGGGGGAGGAAATGGTAATTATACGACAAAATTTTTAAACAATCCAATTGCAACGCACCTGTGGCTAGTTTTTCTTTTACCGATTTTCCTTGGACTGGTTTATCTTGGCTATTATTACTATCGTCTTGGTCAAGAAGAACTTAAAAGAAAGAGAAAAATTGAGAAGGCAATTGAATTCGATAGGAAGCTGAACGAGTTCGGCCTTGAAAGGTTCTCAAACCCAAGGGAGGCTATAGTTGAGATATACAAGAACGCCGTCCTATGGTTAGAAGGCCTTGGAATTCCTTATAGGGAGAGCTGGACTCACTGGGAGCATGCAGAGCACGTTAAATACATGCACGAGGCCTTTGTTGAATTGGCGAAGCTCTTCGAGAAGGCAAAATACGCCCCCGAAAGAATTGAGTGGAGAGATGCTGAGAAAGCTCTTGAGATTTATAACAGACTGAGGGGGAAAGCCCGTGAGATTGCCAAAATGGATTGA
- a CDS encoding MoxR family ATPase: MKIEDVHEKSNLVLNEVGKAIVGKRNVLRMILTTILADGHILIEDLPGLAKTLMAKSFAKALGLEFKRVQFTSDLLPSDILGVSVFNQKTLEFEFRKGPVFTNILLADEINRSPPKTQSALLEAMQERQVTVEGKTYELPKPFVVIATQNPIEQEGTYPLPEAQLDRFLVRLRVGYPTFEEEKEILRRRIERRKDEADVRPVVTPEELIEMQKAIEDVYISEPILDYIVSIVDITRKDKRSVEIGASPRGSLALLKLSRAYAAIEGRDYVIPDDVKAVAVPALSHRLILKRELWYTRVSQESVMEKLLEKVPVPKFE, encoded by the coding sequence ATGAAGATTGAAGATGTCCACGAAAAGTCAAACCTCGTTCTCAACGAAGTCGGTAAGGCTATAGTGGGAAAGAGAAACGTACTGAGAATGATACTCACAACGATTCTAGCCGATGGCCACATCCTTATTGAAGACTTGCCGGGACTCGCCAAGACCTTGATGGCCAAGAGCTTTGCCAAAGCCCTTGGTCTCGAGTTCAAGCGTGTCCAGTTCACCTCCGACTTGCTTCCCAGTGACATACTTGGCGTCTCAGTCTTCAACCAGAAAACGCTGGAGTTCGAGTTCAGAAAGGGGCCCGTCTTCACCAATATCCTTCTCGCGGATGAGATAAACCGCTCTCCGCCGAAGACCCAGTCGGCTTTACTGGAAGCGATGCAGGAACGGCAGGTTACCGTTGAGGGAAAAACCTACGAACTTCCCAAGCCCTTTGTGGTCATAGCGACCCAGAACCCCATAGAGCAGGAGGGAACCTATCCCCTGCCAGAGGCCCAGCTGGACAGGTTCCTCGTCAGGTTGCGCGTTGGCTATCCGACGTTTGAGGAGGAAAAGGAAATCCTCAGGAGGAGAATCGAGCGCAGAAAGGACGAGGCCGACGTGAGGCCCGTCGTCACTCCTGAGGAACTCATAGAGATGCAAAAAGCAATTGAGGACGTCTACATAAGCGAGCCCATACTCGATTACATCGTCAGCATCGTGGACATTACAAGAAAAGACAAGAGGAGCGTTGAGATAGGAGCCTCTCCAAGGGGTAGCCTCGCCTTGCTGAAGCTGTCCAGGGCCTACGCGGCTATAGAGGGCAGGGACTACGTGATTCCCGACGATGTGAAGGCCGTAGCCGTTCCGGCGCTGAGCCACAGGCTAATCCTCAAGCGCGAGCTCTGGTACACGAGGGTTTCCCAGGAGAGCGTCATGGAAAAGCTACTCGAGAAGGTTCCCGTTCCCAAGTTCGAGTGA
- a CDS encoding DUF58 domain-containing protein, whose translation MRIFGFGGFQYQPSIVLLEKHVEQEVSPTSKLALYLVALWVIPTFSFLLLRWNLVYLVLPYLTLLSVSYLFFKPKGKVEIWRVVSHNRFLEGQEVEVEVHVKTDFRVDYLHVHDLVPGLEVIGSPEKVFSLRPCEEGVFKYKVKVKRGIHKFEGFNVSYRDPLGFFSSDRFVDHFTEIVGVPVLYEVQTPYSTKGTKITIGPLPSPLTGGGIEFHAIREYQPGDPLKVINWKATARTGKIMANEFESERKVDVVFVVDASRMNEPVFDHLIRATASLMLNALNDGTSFGLLLAERVPLWVRVDYGKRHFFKCIDFLSTARPDNNNFIAYQVEHLVKTSLPPRAQIVYLSPLLTEESRNALKTLARYGYSVVVISPNPNSVYEPKTEEERIAMELVQLKRKVMLRNLAGYGIIIDWDVKKPLKVAIAEVLRK comes from the coding sequence ATGAGAATTTTCGGCTTTGGAGGATTTCAGTACCAGCCTTCGATCGTTCTGCTAGAAAAGCACGTGGAACAGGAGGTTTCCCCGACATCAAAGCTGGCCCTCTATTTAGTGGCCCTCTGGGTTATTCCGACCTTTTCGTTTCTCCTTCTCCGGTGGAATCTGGTCTACCTTGTCCTACCCTATCTGACGCTCCTGTCAGTCTCGTATCTCTTCTTCAAACCAAAGGGAAAAGTTGAAATCTGGCGTGTCGTTAGTCACAACCGCTTCCTTGAGGGGCAGGAGGTTGAAGTAGAGGTCCACGTGAAAACGGACTTTCGTGTCGATTACCTCCACGTTCACGATCTTGTGCCGGGACTTGAGGTGATTGGAAGTCCAGAGAAGGTCTTTTCCTTAAGACCTTGTGAAGAGGGCGTTTTTAAATACAAGGTTAAAGTTAAACGTGGAATCCATAAGTTTGAGGGTTTTAATGTTTCCTATCGCGATCCCCTTGGCTTCTTCTCGTCAGATAGATTTGTTGACCACTTTACCGAAATAGTAGGCGTTCCAGTTCTGTATGAAGTTCAAACACCGTACTCAACCAAGGGAACCAAGATAACGATAGGCCCACTTCCTTCCCCTCTCACCGGCGGTGGCATCGAGTTTCATGCTATCAGGGAGTATCAGCCTGGCGATCCTCTTAAAGTCATAAACTGGAAGGCCACCGCGAGAACGGGGAAGATAATGGCCAACGAATTCGAAAGTGAGAGGAAAGTTGACGTAGTTTTTGTCGTCGATGCCTCGAGAATGAACGAACCCGTTTTTGACCACCTAATCAGGGCCACAGCTTCGCTTATGCTTAATGCCCTGAACGATGGAACGAGCTTTGGACTCCTCTTAGCTGAGAGAGTTCCGCTGTGGGTTCGCGTTGACTATGGCAAGAGGCACTTCTTCAAATGCATTGATTTCCTGAGCACCGCGAGGCCCGACAACAACAACTTCATCGCCTACCAGGTGGAACATCTTGTTAAGACTTCCCTTCCCCCGAGGGCCCAGATTGTTTACCTATCTCCTCTCCTGACAGAGGAGAGCAGAAACGCTCTAAAAACCCTTGCCCGCTATGGCTACAGCGTTGTTGTCATAAGTCCGAACCCAAACAGCGTCTATGAGCCTAAAACCGAGGAGGAAAGAATAGCTATGGAACTCGTTCAGCTAAAGAGAAAGGTCATGCTCAGGAACCTTGCAGGCTACGGGATTATAATAGACTGGGACGTTAAGAAGCCCCTGAAGGTGGCAATAGCGGAGGTGCTCCGTAAATGA
- a CDS encoding carbohydrate kinase family protein — MVELVVLGHVSIDTIVFPDGRRVDMPGGAAAAVATSASLAGAKVGLVTKIGEDFPREWLEKLSQYVDIRGVQVLPGKTIHIWVIYREDGSVESPVEIGVAENMGETPIPEEYMGAELFHIAPIPPEEQLKAMKRLEGKRVSLDFNPTYYDDYRRKPALMRELVSRSEIIFPNEREAKLITGLNEVKKSAEKLYSWGADLVVITRGEKGILVYDGDFHEFPALPVEGEIDPTGAGDAFAGGFLAGLVKGKRLDDCVKLGLTRAREVLKKKGSWSISV; from the coding sequence ATGGTCGAGCTTGTTGTCCTCGGTCACGTCTCCATAGACACGATAGTGTTTCCAGACGGAAGAAGGGTAGACATGCCCGGCGGAGCGGCCGCGGCAGTCGCCACCTCGGCCTCCCTGGCAGGGGCGAAGGTTGGCCTGGTAACTAAAATCGGTGAGGATTTCCCGAGGGAATGGCTGGAAAAACTCTCCCAATACGTTGACATCAGGGGCGTTCAGGTTCTCCCGGGAAAGACCATCCACATCTGGGTGATTTACAGGGAAGATGGAAGCGTTGAGTCGCCGGTCGAGATTGGTGTCGCCGAGAATATGGGCGAAACACCGATTCCTGAGGAGTACATGGGGGCAGAGCTCTTTCATATAGCGCCGATTCCACCGGAAGAGCAGTTGAAGGCCATGAAAAGGCTGGAAGGAAAACGGGTAAGTCTCGATTTTAACCCGACATATTACGACGACTACAGAAGAAAACCCGCGCTGATGCGGGAGCTGGTTTCAAGGAGCGAGATAATCTTTCCGAACGAGAGGGAGGCAAAGCTGATAACGGGCCTTAACGAGGTCAAGAAATCGGCCGAGAAGCTGTACTCCTGGGGAGCCGACCTTGTTGTTATAACGCGGGGCGAGAAGGGGATTCTGGTTTACGACGGTGACTTCCATGAGTTTCCAGCACTGCCCGTTGAGGGCGAAATAGACCCAACCGGTGCCGGGGACGCCTTTGCCGGCGGTTTTTTGGCGGGGCTCGTTAAGGGAAAAAGGCTCGATGACTGCGTCAAGCTCGGCCTTACCCGGGCCAGGGAGGTTTTGAAAAAGAAGGGGAGCTGGAGCATCAGCGTCTAA